A region from the Clostridium beijerinckii genome encodes:
- a CDS encoding flagellar biogenesis protein — MNQRKRAAALKYEFNSDAPIVTAAGMGHIADKILERAAENEVPIVYNKELTDLLCNVDVGDEIPTELYEAVAHVIAFLTDLDKRR, encoded by the coding sequence ATGAATCAGAGAAAAAGGGCAGCAGCATTAAAATATGAATTTAATAGTGACGCTCCAATAGTTACAGCTGCTGGAATGGGACATATTGCAGACAAGATACTAGAAAGAGCAGCAGAAAATGAAGTACCAATAGTCTATAATAAGGAATTAACTGATTTATTATGCAATGTAGATGTTGGAGATGAAATTCCTACAGAATTATATGAAGCAGTAGCACATGTAATAGCTTTTCTTACCGATTTAGATAAGAGAAGATAA
- a CDS encoding serine/threonine protein phosphatase translates to MALYTISDLHLGFNVEKPMDIFGDRWKNHSQKIKENWLSKITDEDTVLIAGDISWSLKEQDSKYDLDWINELPGKKIISKGNHDYWWGSISKLNSMYENTKFLQNNFYVYEDYAICGTRGWICPGGDKYSIKDQKIYSREQLRLRLSLDAAKKNGFEKIIIMLHYPPTNENFEESEFTKIIKEYKVDKVIYGHLHGPILLGKLLNGYFDEVEYILTSADYLDFNPKRII, encoded by the coding sequence ATGGCACTTTATACTATTTCAGATTTGCACTTAGGATTTAATGTTGAAAAGCCAATGGATATTTTTGGTGATAGATGGAAGAATCATTCTCAAAAGATAAAAGAAAATTGGCTTAGTAAAATAACAGATGAAGATACTGTGCTTATAGCTGGAGATATATCTTGGTCATTAAAAGAACAAGATAGTAAATATGATTTAGATTGGATAAATGAATTACCAGGAAAAAAGATTATAAGTAAGGGTAATCATGATTATTGGTGGGGAAGTATTTCAAAATTAAACAGTATGTATGAAAATACTAAATTTCTGCAAAATAACTTTTATGTTTATGAAGATTATGCTATATGTGGAACTAGAGGGTGGATATGTCCTGGTGGAGATAAATATAGTATTAAGGATCAAAAAATATATAGTAGAGAGCAACTAAGATTAAGACTTTCTTTAGATGCTGCAAAGAAAAATGGATTTGAAAAGATTATAATTATGCTTCATTATCCTCCGACAAATGAAAACTTTGAGGAATCCGAATTTACCAAGATAATAAAAGAGTATAAAGTAGATAAGGTTATATATGGACATCTACATGGCCCTATATTACTTGGGAAATTATTAAATGGATATTTTGATGAAGTAGAATATATATTAACATCAGCAGACTATCTTGATTTCAACCCGAAAAGAATAATTTAA
- a CDS encoding GTP pyrophosphokinase, which translates to MAINDWKIFLMPYEQAVDELKVKLKSIRKEYRKKNEYSPIEFVTGRVKEVSSMLEKANKFEIPIDRVRYELEDIAGIRIMCQFVDDIDTVVEILRGRRDMKILYEKDYVKNVKESGYRSYHMIIKYPVNMAEGVVEILAEFQIRTLAMNFWATIEHSLNYKYKQHIPEQLKEKLKRSADAAFRLDEEMLEIKDEIKDAQKLFEVKSHLISNIMNSLLTLISLGKEAEVSRYQKTLNKLIEEGEVWELNSLLFSVKKEIEKYKD; encoded by the coding sequence ATGGCAATAAATGATTGGAAGATTTTTTTAATGCCTTACGAGCAAGCTGTAGATGAGCTAAAGGTTAAATTAAAATCAATTAGAAAAGAATATAGAAAAAAAAATGAGTATTCACCTATAGAATTTGTAACTGGAAGAGTAAAAGAAGTATCAAGCATGTTAGAAAAAGCTAACAAATTTGAAATTCCCATAGACAGAGTTAGGTATGAACTTGAGGATATTGCAGGCATAAGAATAATGTGCCAATTTGTTGATGATATAGATACTGTTGTTGAAATATTAAGAGGTCGAAGAGATATGAAAATTCTTTATGAAAAGGATTATGTAAAAAATGTTAAAGAAAGTGGTTATAGAAGTTATCATATGATAATAAAGTATCCAGTAAATATGGCAGAAGGCGTAGTTGAAATTTTAGCAGAATTTCAAATAAGAACATTAGCAATGAACTTCTGGGCAACGATTGAACATTCTCTTAATTATAAATATAAACAACATATACCAGAACAATTAAAAGAGAAACTTAAGCGTTCTGCAGATGCAGCATTCAGATTAGATGAAGAGATGCTAGAAATTAAAGATGAAATTAAGGATGCTCAAAAATTATTTGAAGTTAAATCCCATTTGATTTCGAACATAATGAATTCACTGTTAACCTTGATTTCATTAGGCAAGGAAGCAGAGGTATCTAGATATCAAAAGACCTTAAACAAGTTGATAGAAGAGGGAGAAGTTTGGGAATTGAACAGTTTACTTTTTTCTGTTAAGAAAGAAATTGAAAAATATAAAGATTAG
- a CDS encoding chemotaxis protein, which produces MGIFKNRKTNEDNFSQVSQNVITNTDTSKEELSNKINDLKNGSNIITSSINDITSSASSLASHSESQNREINNARNILSSFSSDMENLAINITNVHIKVLDTDKLADTGLNTIDNLDTSLNDLENAFTVSTSTVNALVSKLESVNSITDSISQIASQTNLLSLNAAIEAARAGDAGKGFSVVAGEVRKLAENSKLAVQSITSILEEIKVDILKASNAMSSGNSALSTQHNSLEDAKSSFSDIKTSIGDATEEINTCIENLTNASSAKDTVISSIDNISVVFQEHEALSKEIASSLHTQKDAIKDINNSITNLL; this is translated from the coding sequence ATGGGAATTTTTAAAAACAGAAAAACTAATGAGGATAATTTTTCACAAGTTTCTCAGAATGTAATTACCAATACCGATACTAGTAAGGAAGAATTAAGTAATAAAATTAATGATTTAAAAAATGGATCTAATATAATAACTAGTTCTATTAATGATATTACATCTTCTGCTTCATCTTTGGCATCTCATAGCGAATCTCAAAATAGAGAAATAAATAATGCTAGAAATATATTATCTAGTTTCAGTTCAGATATGGAGAATTTAGCAATTAACATTACTAATGTTCATATTAAAGTACTAGATACTGATAAGCTTGCTGATACTGGTTTAAATACCATTGATAATTTGGATACATCTCTAAATGATCTTGAAAATGCATTCACGGTTTCAACTTCAACAGTAAATGCATTAGTGTCAAAGCTAGAATCTGTAAATAGTATAACTGATTCTATAAGTCAAATAGCAAGTCAAACTAATCTTTTATCATTAAATGCAGCCATTGAAGCTGCAAGAGCTGGCGATGCTGGTAAGGGATTCTCTGTTGTTGCAGGTGAAGTTAGAAAACTTGCTGAAAATTCAAAACTTGCTGTTCAAAGCATAACTAGCATATTAGAAGAAATTAAAGTAGATATTTTAAAAGCATCTAATGCCATGAGTTCTGGTAATTCTGCTTTATCTACTCAACATAATTCATTAGAAGATGCTAAAAGTAGTTTTTCTGATATAAAAACTTCTATTGGCGATGCTACTGAAGAAATTAATACTTGTATAGAAAACTTAACCAACGCTTCCTCTGCAAAGGATACTGTGATATCATCAATAGATAATATTAGCGTTGTTTTCCAAGAACATGAAGCTTTATCTAAGGAAATTGCTTCAAGTCTTCATACTCAAAAAGATGCTATAAAAGATATTAACAATTCAATAACAAACTTATTATAA
- a CDS encoding ATP-binding protein — protein sequence MNYSECLCTVDLIIASNDVPLIIGESGVGKTSLVKYIAKNNKYYLVTLDANLLKEGEIGGLPIVENRTTIYATHNKLIEIEEALKEEKSRKVILFIDELNRCDHAVAQELMNLILNKEINGYVLDERVKVIAAMNPSNKNDGFYNSQYDVVDMDPAQEDRFVWVNLDSDIKEWIKWGMSMEGNINEHIIEFLSTFPEYLHMPNADETIKATPRSWERISKSYEIYLKNKEKYSFDIFLNVVKGNVGVNIANDFGNFLINLKKPLISVEDIFNNEIFNFELKEKIEKENHSRLYILAKNSVRYLENMPIEKNFILFSELLNLYPKDLRLGIMKEIKRDYKNGIYKELLENEEFLDAFFNIFK from the coding sequence TTGAATTATTCAGAGTGTTTATGTACGGTGGATTTAATAATTGCATCAAATGATGTTCCTTTAATTATAGGAGAAAGTGGTGTTGGGAAAACTTCTTTAGTTAAATATATAGCTAAAAATAATAAATATTATTTAGTTACACTAGATGCTAATTTATTAAAAGAAGGAGAAATTGGAGGATTACCTATAGTTGAAAATAGAACGACTATATATGCGACACATAATAAACTTATTGAAATTGAAGAAGCATTAAAAGAAGAGAAAAGCAGAAAAGTTATTTTATTTATAGATGAATTAAACAGATGTGATCATGCGGTAGCTCAAGAACTTATGAATCTAATTTTAAATAAAGAAATTAATGGGTATGTTCTAGATGAGAGAGTTAAGGTAATTGCAGCAATGAATCCATCTAATAAAAATGATGGATTTTATAATAGCCAATATGATGTTGTAGACATGGATCCTGCTCAAGAAGATAGATTTGTATGGGTGAACCTTGATTCAGATATTAAGGAATGGATTAAGTGGGGAATGAGTATGGAGGGAAATATTAATGAACATATTATAGAATTCTTATCTACTTTCCCAGAGTATTTACATATGCCAAATGCTGATGAAACTATAAAAGCGACTCCAAGAAGTTGGGAAAGAATATCTAAATCATATGAAATATATTTAAAAAATAAAGAAAAGTATTCTTTTGATATATTTTTAAATGTTGTAAAAGGAAATGTTGGAGTAAATATTGCAAATGATTTTGGAAATTTTTTAATTAATTTAAAAAAACCTCTTATAAGTGTAGAAGATATATTTAACAATGAAATTTTTAATTTTGAATTAAAAGAAAAAATAGAAAAAGAAAACCATTCAAGATTATACATATTAGCAAAAAATTCAGTAAGATATTTAGAAAATATGCCTATAGAAAAAAATTTCATACTATTTTCAGAACTTCTAAACCTATATCCTAAGGACTTAAGACTTGGAATAATGAAGGAAATAAAACGAGATTATAAAAATGGAATATATAAAGAATTATTAGAAAATGAAGAGTTTTTAGATGCATTTTTTAATATATTCAAGTAA
- a CDS encoding HesB-like protein has translation MKNVNISEEAYNEFKAFLEDNKITDFNIRLNFAGFACSGPIFNISVSEATDADEVEKINDISFIYEKSLIEQFGGFMLLSSEENGGNGLSLKPIIEPEGGCGGSCSGCH, from the coding sequence ATGAAAAACGTTAATATAAGCGAAGAAGCTTATAATGAGTTTAAAGCTTTTTTAGAAGACAATAAAATAACTGATTTCAATATTAGACTAAATTTTGCTGGCTTTGCATGTAGCGGTCCAATTTTTAATATATCCGTTTCAGAAGCTACTGATGCAGATGAAGTTGAAAAAATCAACGACATTTCATTTATATATGAAAAAAGCCTAATAGAACAATTTGGTGGTTTTATGCTTCTTTCTTCTGAAGAAAATGGAGGTAATGGATTAAGTCTAAAGCCTATCATTGAACCTGAAGGTGGATGCGGCGGCTCTTGTAGTGGATGTCACTAA
- a CDS encoding DUF2225 domain-containing protein codes for MNDTDIQNHLFDKQVICPVCDTHFKTKTVKSKSPRVISKDSDFFVRYSVANPYFYDVCLCNSCGYAAMKSDFENLKSHKKELVLINVTPKWKPREYPDILDEKLAIERYKLSLLNAMLLNLPDSTKAMISLKIAWMYRLLDDNAQETLFLRQALEGFNYAYTKEVFPMYGLQRDSLMYLLGELNRKLEDHQNALLWYSRTIVSTNSSYKIKEMARIGKDLIKITDV; via the coding sequence ATGAACGATACCGATATACAAAATCATCTATTTGATAAACAGGTAATTTGTCCTGTTTGTGACACACATTTTAAAACTAAAACTGTAAAATCTAAGTCACCGAGAGTTATTTCTAAAGATTCTGATTTTTTTGTTAGATATTCTGTTGCAAATCCGTATTTCTATGATGTTTGCTTATGTAATTCTTGTGGTTATGCTGCAATGAAATCAGATTTTGAAAACCTTAAATCTCATAAAAAAGAACTTGTTCTAATTAATGTAACTCCAAAATGGAAACCAAGAGAATATCCTGATATTTTGGATGAAAAATTAGCAATTGAGCGTTATAAATTATCTTTATTAAACGCCATGCTTCTTAATCTTCCAGATAGTACAAAGGCTATGATTTCATTAAAAATTGCTTGGATGTATAGGTTACTAGATGATAATGCTCAAGAAACATTATTTTTAAGACAAGCTCTTGAAGGTTTTAATTATGCTTATACAAAGGAAGTTTTTCCTATGTATGGATTGCAAAGAGATTCTTTAATGTATCTGCTTGGTGAATTAAACAGAAAATTAGAAGACCATCAAAATGCATTGTTATGGTATTCAAGAACTATTGTTAGTACAAATTCTTCGTATAAGATTAAAGAAATGGCTCGTATTGGCAAAGATTTAATTAAAATCACAGATGTTTAG